One region of Ornithinibacter aureus genomic DNA includes:
- a CDS encoding ATP-binding protein yields MTVTDRTQIPFSAILRDDPAITPYFRDAYAKIRYATDENAIVAIDGPPGTGKTTCAVYAADRVARPAVIVTMSDRPAPLDVLRHSYQAITGERCGRLTRYDLGNLLRDALPEWGGLLVVDELQNAQVSAMKELVWLHETTRGGFALAAVGSNVLEAVTRYPQLESRVLTSATFAPLDGDDLLGAVVRLHPGFALADPADVFVHDRVVCRGLIRTWAHTARVLADDDPAVPVTGDRFAWARSVLMARRSA; encoded by the coding sequence GTGACTGTCACCGACCGGACCCAGATCCCGTTCTCCGCGATCCTGCGCGACGATCCCGCAATCACGCCCTACTTCCGCGATGCGTACGCGAAGATCCGGTACGCGACGGACGAGAACGCGATTGTCGCGATCGACGGGCCGCCCGGCACGGGCAAGACGACCTGTGCGGTGTACGCCGCCGACCGGGTCGCCCGGCCAGCCGTGATCGTCACCATGTCCGACCGACCCGCCCCGCTGGATGTGCTCCGCCACTCCTACCAGGCGATCACCGGGGAACGGTGCGGGCGCCTCACCCGATACGACCTGGGCAACCTGCTCCGCGACGCCCTGCCCGAGTGGGGCGGACTCCTCGTCGTGGACGAGCTCCAGAACGCGCAGGTTTCCGCGATGAAGGAACTGGTGTGGCTGCACGAGACGACCCGTGGCGGGTTCGCGCTCGCGGCCGTCGGATCGAACGTCCTCGAAGCGGTCACCCGGTATCCGCAGCTCGAATCACGCGTCCTCACGTCAGCGACGTTCGCGCCCCTGGACGGGGACGACCTGCTCGGCGCCGTCGTGCGCCTCCACCCAGGGTTCGCGCTGGCCGACCCTGCCGACGTGTTTGTCCACGACCGGGTTGTGTGCCGGGGCCTGATCCGCACGTGGGCGCACACCGCGCGCGTCCTCGCCGACGACGACCCCGCCGTGCCCGTGACCGGGGACAGGTTCGCGTGGGCGCGCAGCGTCCTCATGGCAAGGCGGTCAGCGTGA